A portion of the Pseudomonas koreensis genome contains these proteins:
- a CDS encoding MFS transporter, producing MLWQLTQMLWVGGLWLIHIGLQPALGQIGLAPLLIDEVASAFEVLVVGFAALCVIFQALVLVQAEGLGSLWRDFRGQVLLMALYACAMYVAVRVGWPDAQRWQVFSYLVLGFSGLVLVMQPVPGWSGRVCEAHP from the coding sequence ATGCTTTGGCAACTGACCCAGATGCTTTGGGTCGGTGGTCTATGGTTGATTCACATTGGTTTGCAGCCGGCGTTAGGCCAGATCGGTCTGGCGCCGCTGTTGATCGACGAAGTTGCCAGTGCATTCGAAGTGCTGGTGGTGGGATTCGCCGCTCTGTGCGTGATTTTTCAGGCTTTGGTGCTGGTGCAGGCCGAAGGCCTTGGCAGTCTATGGCGGGATTTTCGCGGGCAGGTGCTGTTGATGGCGTTGTACGCGTGCGCGATGTATGTCGCCGTGCGTGTCGGCTGGCCGGATGCGCAGCGCTGGCAGGTATTCAGTTATCTGGTGCTGGGGTTTTCCGGGCTGGTGCTGGTCATGCAGCCGGTGCCTGGATGGAGTGGCAGGGTGTGCGAAGCACACCCTTGA
- the secG gene encoding preprotein translocase subunit SecG translates to MLETVVVVFHLLGALGVVALVLLQQGKGADAGASFGAGASNTVFGSQGSSTFLSKFTAILAAGFFITSLGLGYFAKEKAHQLTQAGLPDPAVLEVPKQQPASDDVPVLQEQKSASPATDVPPAQEQK, encoded by the coding sequence ATGCTGGAAACAGTCGTAGTCGTTTTTCATCTGCTGGGTGCATTGGGCGTAGTTGCTCTGGTTTTGCTGCAGCAGGGTAAGGGTGCGGACGCTGGCGCGTCTTTCGGAGCAGGTGCTTCAAATACTGTGTTCGGAAGCCAAGGTTCCTCTACCTTTCTTAGTAAGTTTACTGCTATACTTGCCGCCGGTTTCTTCATAACCAGCTTGGGGTTAGGTTACTTTGCTAAAGAGAAAGCTCATCAGCTGACTCAAGCAGGTCTGCCAGATCCAGCGGTGTTGGAAGTACCTAAGCAACAACCGGCTTCTGATGATGTCCCGGTGCTTCAAGAGCAAAAGTCGGCTTCTCCAGCGACTGACGTGCCTCCAGCTCAAGAGCAGAAGTAA
- the ftsH gene encoding ATP-dependent zinc metalloprotease FtsH has translation MAKNLILWLIIAAVLVTVMNNFSSPNEPQTLNYSDFIQQVKDGKVERVAVDGYVITGKRTDGDSFKTIRPAIQDNGLIGDLVDNHVVVEGKQPEQQSIWTQLLVASFPILVIIAVFMFFMRQMQGGAGGKGGPMSFGKSKARLLSEDQVKTTLADVAGCDEAKEEVGELVEFLRDPGKFQRLGGRIPRGVLMVGPPGTGKTLLAKAIAGEAKVPFFTISGSDFVEMFVGVGASRVRDMFEQAKKHAPCIIFIDEIDAVGRHRGAGMGGGHDEREQTLNQLLVEMDGFEMNDGIIVIAATNRPDVLDPALLRPGRFDRQVVVGLPDIRGREQILKVHMRKVPMGDDVAPAVIARGTPGFSGADLANLVNEASLFAARSGKRIVEMKEFELAKDKIMMGAERKSMVMSEKEKQNTAYHEAGHAIVGRVVPEHDPVYKVSIIPRGRALGVTMFLPEEDRYSLSKRALISQICSLYGGRIAEEMTLGFDGVTTGASNDIMRASQIARNMVTKWGLSEKLGPLMYAEEEGEVFLGRGGGGQAASFSGETAKLIDSEVRSIIDQCYGTAKQILTDNRDKLDAMADALMKYETIDAEQIDDIMAGRTPREPRDWSGGAGTPPPPVVQDERPEKPIGGPAADV, from the coding sequence ATGGCAAAGAATCTGATCCTGTGGTTGATCATCGCGGCTGTCCTGGTGACGGTGATGAACAACTTCTCCAGCCCTAACGAGCCGCAGACCCTCAACTATTCCGACTTCATCCAGCAGGTCAAGGATGGCAAGGTCGAGCGCGTAGCCGTCGATGGCTATGTGATTACCGGCAAGCGCACCGATGGCGACAGCTTCAAGACCATTCGTCCGGCAATCCAGGACAATGGCCTGATCGGCGATCTGGTCGACAACCACGTTGTGGTTGAAGGCAAGCAGCCTGAACAGCAAAGCATCTGGACCCAGCTTCTGGTGGCCAGCTTCCCGATCCTGGTGATCATCGCGGTGTTCATGTTCTTCATGCGCCAGATGCAGGGCGGTGCCGGTGGCAAGGGCGGGCCGATGAGCTTCGGCAAGAGCAAGGCGCGCCTGCTCTCCGAAGATCAGGTGAAAACCACGTTGGCTGACGTTGCCGGTTGCGACGAAGCCAAGGAAGAAGTCGGCGAACTGGTCGAGTTCTTGCGTGATCCGGGCAAGTTCCAGCGTCTGGGCGGCCGCATTCCACGCGGTGTGCTGATGGTCGGCCCGCCAGGTACCGGTAAAACCTTGCTGGCGAAGGCGATTGCTGGCGAAGCGAAAGTGCCGTTCTTCACCATTTCCGGTTCCGACTTTGTCGAAATGTTCGTCGGTGTCGGCGCCAGCCGTGTCCGCGACATGTTCGAGCAGGCCAAGAAGCACGCACCGTGCATCATCTTCATCGACGAAATCGATGCCGTGGGCCGCCATCGTGGTGCCGGTATGGGTGGTGGTCACGATGAGCGTGAGCAGACTCTCAACCAGTTGCTGGTAGAGATGGACGGCTTCGAAATGAACGACGGCATCATCGTGATCGCCGCAACCAACCGTCCCGACGTGCTCGACCCTGCGCTGTTGCGTCCTGGCCGTTTCGACCGTCAGGTGGTGGTTGGCTTGCCGGACATTCGTGGTCGCGAGCAGATTCTCAAAGTGCACATGCGCAAAGTGCCAATGGGCGACGACGTTGCGCCGGCAGTCATTGCGCGCGGTACGCCGGGCTTCTCCGGTGCGGACCTGGCCAACCTGGTCAACGAGGCGTCACTGTTCGCGGCACGTAGCGGCAAGCGTATCGTCGAGATGAAAGAGTTCGAGCTAGCCAAAGACAAGATCATGATGGGCGCCGAGCGCAAATCCATGGTCATGTCCGAGAAAGAAAAACAGAACACTGCTTATCACGAAGCGGGCCACGCCATTGTTGGTCGCGTCGTACCTGAGCATGATCCGGTCTACAAGGTCTCGATCATCCCGCGCGGTCGTGCGCTGGGTGTGACCATGTTCCTGCCGGAAGAAGATCGCTACAGCCTGTCCAAGCGTGCGTTGATCAGCCAGATCTGCTCGCTGTACGGTGGCCGTATCGCTGAAGAAATGACCCTGGGCTTTGATGGTGTGACCACTGGTGCCTCCAACGACATCATGCGTGCAAGTCAGATTGCCCGGAACATGGTGACCAAGTGGGGTCTGTCGGAAAAACTCGGTCCGCTGATGTACGCCGAAGAAGAGGGCGAAGTGTTCCTCGGTCGCGGCGGTGGCGGTCAGGCTGCCAGCTTCTCCGGTGAGACGGCCAAGCTGATCGACTCCGAAGTGCGCAGCATCATCGATCAGTGCTACGGCACCGCCAAGCAGATCCTTACGGATAATCGTGACAAGCTGGATGCCATGGCTGATGCGCTGATGAAGTACGAAACCATTGATGCCGAGCAGATTGACGACATCATGGCAGGGCGTACACCTCGTGAGCCGCGTGATTGGTCCGGTGGCGCCGGTACACCTCCGCCACCTGTGGTGCAGGACGAGCGTCCGGAAAAACCGATTGGCGGTCCGGCTGCTGACGTTTAA
- a CDS encoding YhbY family RNA-binding protein, translating to MPLTPEQKKQYKSIGHHLKPVLTVADNGLTEGVLAELERALADHELIKIKLNILDRESRLAHIAELCKVGKADLVQVIGKMALVYRKNFSVNKQLSNVHRFK from the coding sequence ATGCCGCTCACTCCAGAGCAGAAGAAACAGTACAAATCCATCGGCCACCACCTCAAACCAGTGTTGACGGTGGCGGACAACGGTTTGACTGAAGGTGTTTTAGCCGAACTTGAACGCGCCCTGGCGGATCACGAGCTGATCAAGATCAAGCTCAACATCCTCGACCGCGAGTCGCGCCTGGCGCACATCGCCGAACTGTGCAAAGTCGGCAAAGCGGACCTGGTTCAGGTCATCGGCAAGATGGCTCTGGTCTACCGCAAGAACTTCAGCGTCAACAAGCAGCTGTCGAACGTTCATCGCTTCAAGTGA
- the folP gene encoding dihydropteroate synthase: MTSVQSLTRLPCGNRVLDLAQTHVMGILNVTPDSFSDGGRYSQLDAALRHAEAMVLAGATLIDVGGESTRPGARAVSPLEELERIAPIVELINRELDVIISVDTSTPAVMRETARLGAGLINDVRSLRRDGALDAAAATGLPVCLMHMLGEPGDMQDNPQYQDVTREVGEFLAERMDQCAQAGIPAERIILDPGFGFAKTLQHNLSLFKHMEALHALGRPLLVGVSRKSMIGHALNRPVGERLPGGLALAALASVKGARILRVHDVAETVDVVAMIAAVESAE, encoded by the coding sequence ATGACTTCTGTTCAGTCCCTGACCCGGTTGCCTTGCGGCAACCGGGTTCTTGATTTGGCCCAGACGCATGTCATGGGCATTCTCAATGTCACCCCTGATTCTTTTTCTGATGGCGGCCGCTACAGCCAGCTCGACGCGGCTCTGCGCCATGCCGAAGCGATGGTGCTTGCCGGTGCGACGCTGATCGATGTCGGCGGCGAATCGACCCGGCCGGGTGCGCGAGCGGTTTCTCCTCTGGAAGAGCTTGAGCGCATCGCACCGATTGTCGAGCTGATCAATCGCGAGCTGGATGTCATCATTTCGGTTGATACTTCCACACCGGCAGTCATGCGCGAAACCGCACGGCTTGGCGCTGGATTGATCAACGACGTGCGTTCGCTGCGTCGCGATGGTGCGCTGGATGCGGCAGCGGCGACCGGGTTGCCGGTCTGCCTCATGCATATGCTCGGCGAGCCGGGCGATATGCAGGATAATCCGCAGTATCAGGATGTCACTCGCGAGGTGGGCGAATTTCTGGCCGAGCGCATGGATCAGTGCGCGCAGGCGGGCATTCCTGCCGAGCGGATCATTCTTGATCCCGGCTTCGGCTTCGCCAAAACCCTGCAGCACAATCTAAGCTTGTTCAAGCACATGGAGGCCCTGCATGCACTGGGTCGCCCTCTGCTGGTAGGTGTTTCGCGCAAGAGTATGATTGGCCACGCCTTGAACCGTCCCGTAGGCGAGCGTCTGCCTGGCGGTCTGGCGCTGGCGGCGCTGGCGTCGGTAAAGGGCGCGCGGATATTGCGCGTCCACGATGTGGCGGAAACTGTCGATGTAGTGGCAATGATCGCGGCCGTAGAATCAGCCGAATAA
- the rlmE gene encoding 23S rRNA (uridine(2552)-2'-O)-methyltransferase RlmE: MARSKTSLGWLKRHVNDPYVKQAQKDGYRSRASYKLLEIQEKYKLIRPGMSVVDLGAAPGGWSQVTSRLIGGQGRLIASDILEMDGIPDVTFIQGDFTEDSVLAEILEAVGNSQVDLVISDMAPNMSGTPEVDMPKAMFLCELALDLAERILKPGGNFVIKIFQGEGFDVYLKDARKKFDKIQMIKPDSSRGSSREQYMLAWGYRGGDA; encoded by the coding sequence ATGGCGCGTTCCAAGACAAGCCTTGGTTGGCTGAAAAGACATGTCAACGATCCTTATGTGAAGCAGGCGCAGAAGGATGGCTACCGTTCGCGTGCAAGTTACAAGCTTCTGGAGATCCAGGAAAAATACAAATTGATCCGTCCGGGCATGAGCGTGGTCGACCTCGGCGCGGCCCCGGGCGGCTGGTCGCAGGTCACCAGCCGGCTGATCGGTGGTCAGGGGCGTCTGATCGCTTCTGACATCCTTGAGATGGACGGCATTCCGGACGTGACCTTCATTCAAGGTGACTTCACTGAAGACTCGGTGCTTGCCGAAATCCTTGAGGCCGTCGGTAATTCGCAGGTGGACCTTGTGATTTCCGATATGGCCCCCAATATGAGTGGTACGCCCGAAGTGGATATGCCCAAGGCCATGTTCCTTTGTGAGCTGGCGCTGGATCTGGCGGAGCGGATCCTCAAGCCCGGTGGCAATTTCGTCATCAAGATTTTTCAGGGCGAAGGGTTCGATGTTTATCTGAAGGATGCTCGCAAGAAATTCGACAAGATCCAGATGATCAAGCCAGACTCTTCCCGTGGCAGCTCCCGTGAGCAGTACATGCTGGCCTGGGGTTATCGCGGCGGTGATGCGTAA
- the nusA gene encoding transcription termination factor NusA: protein MSKEVLLVVESVSNEKGVPASVIFEALELALATATKKRFEDEVDLRVEINRHTGSYETFRRWTVVEENDLDDPAIETWPSKVAETHPGAKVGDVVEEKIESIEFGRIAAQTAKQVIVQKVREAERAQVVDAYRERLGEIISGTVKKVTRDNVIVDLGNNAEALLAREDIISRETFRVGVRLRALLKEIRTENRGPQLILSRTAPEMLIELFRIEVPEIAEGLIEVMAASRDPGSRAKIAVRSKDKRIDPQGACIGMRGSRVQAVSGELGGERVDIVLWDDNPAQFVINAMSPAEVAAIIVDEDAHAMDIAVGADNLAQAIGRGGQNVRLASQLTGWTLNVMTESDIQAKQQAETGDILRNFIDELEVDEELAQVLVDEGFTSLEEIAYVPVEEMLNIDGFDEEIVNELRARAKDRLLTKAIATEEKLADAHPAEDLLSLEGMDKDLAMELAVRGVITREDLAEQSIDDLLDIDGIDDDRAGKLIMAARAHWFE from the coding sequence ATGAGCAAAGAAGTACTGCTGGTTGTTGAGTCGGTATCCAATGAAAAGGGTGTACCGGCAAGCGTAATTTTTGAAGCGCTGGAGCTGGCTCTGGCCACTGCTACCAAAAAGCGTTTTGAAGACGAAGTGGACCTGCGTGTGGAAATCAACCGCCACACCGGTTCCTACGAAACCTTCCGTCGCTGGACGGTCGTCGAAGAGAATGATCTCGACGATCCGGCCATCGAGACCTGGCCAAGCAAGGTTGCCGAAACGCATCCTGGCGCCAAGGTCGGTGACGTCGTCGAAGAGAAAATCGAATCCATCGAGTTCGGCCGCATCGCTGCACAGACTGCCAAGCAGGTCATCGTGCAGAAAGTTCGCGAAGCCGAGCGCGCTCAAGTGGTCGACGCCTATCGCGAGCGCCTGGGAGAAATCATCTCCGGCACCGTGAAAAAAGTCACCCGCGACAACGTGATCGTCGATCTGGGCAACAACGCTGAAGCGTTGCTGGCCCGCGAAGACATCATTTCTCGCGAAACCTTCCGTGTCGGCGTGCGTCTGCGTGCGCTGCTCAAGGAAATCCGCACCGAGAACCGCGGCCCGCAGCTGATCCTGTCGCGTACCGCGCCGGAAATGCTGATCGAGCTGTTCCGTATCGAAGTGCCGGAAATTGCTGAGGGCCTCATCGAGGTCATGGCCGCCTCCCGTGATCCGGGTTCGCGTGCCAAGATCGCCGTCCGCTCCAAGGACAAGCGCATTGATCCACAAGGTGCCTGCATCGGTATGCGCGGTTCGCGTGTCCAGGCGGTGTCGGGTGAGTTGGGCGGCGAGCGTGTTGATATCGTGCTGTGGGACGACAACCCGGCCCAGTTCGTGATCAACGCCATGTCCCCGGCCGAGGTTGCGGCAATTATCGTTGACGAAGATGCCCATGCAATGGACATCGCCGTTGGCGCAGACAATCTGGCTCAGGCCATCGGTCGTGGTGGTCAGAACGTGCGTCTGGCCAGCCAATTGACTGGCTGGACCCTGAACGTGATGACCGAATCGGACATCCAGGCTAAGCAGCAAGCAGAAACCGGCGACATCCTGCGCAACTTCATCGACGAGCTGGAAGTCGACGAAGAACTGGCTCAGGTGCTGGTAGATGAAGGCTTCACCAGCCTGGAAGAGATTGCCTACGTACCGGTGGAGGAAATGCTCAACATCGACGGCTTTGACGAGGAAATCGTCAACGAGCTTCGTGCTCGCGCCAAGGATCGCTTGTTGACCAAAGCCATCGCTACTGAGGAAAAGCTGGCAGACGCCCATCCGGCCGAAGACCTGCTCTCGCTTGAGGGTATGGACAAGGATTTGGCGATGGAACTGGCGGTGCGCGGCGTAATTACCCGCGAAGACCTGGCCGAGCAGTCTATTGACGACCTGCTCGACATCGACGGCATTGACGATGATCGTGCCGGCAAGTTGATCATGGCCGCCCGAGCCCACTGGTTCGAGTAA
- the glmM gene encoding phosphoglucosamine mutase: MSKKYFGTDGIRGRVGEYPITPDFMLKLGWAAGMAFRKMGACKVLVGKDTRISGYMFESALEAGLTSAGADVMLLGPMPTPAIAYLSRTFQAEAGIVISASHNPHDDNGIKFFSGKGTKLPDELELMIEELLDTPMTVVESSKIGKVSRINDASGRYIEFCKSSVPTGTNFSGLKIVIDCAHGATYKVAPSVFRELGAEVVVLSAQPNGLNINDNCGSTHMGPLQAAVLAEHADLGIAFDGDGDRVLMVDHTGTIVDGDDLLFIIARDLHERGKLQGGVVGTLMSNLGLELALADLSIPFVRANVGDRYVIAELQARNWLVGGENSGHVVCFNHTTTGDAIIAALQVLMALKSRNEGLAQTRQALRKCPQVLINVRFGGGESPLEHPAVKEASARVTQAMAGRGRVLLRKSGTEPLVRVMVEGEDENQVRGYAEELAKLVTEVSA; encoded by the coding sequence ATGAGCAAGAAATATTTTGGTACCGACGGCATTCGCGGTCGCGTTGGTGAATACCCGATCACGCCTGATTTCATGCTCAAGCTTGGCTGGGCCGCTGGCATGGCGTTCCGCAAGATGGGGGCGTGCAAGGTGCTGGTCGGTAAGGACACGCGGATCTCCGGCTATATGTTCGAATCCGCGCTCGAAGCGGGGCTGACCTCGGCGGGTGCCGATGTGATGCTGCTCGGCCCGATGCCGACGCCAGCCATCGCCTACCTGTCGCGCACTTTCCAGGCTGAAGCCGGGATCGTGATCAGTGCATCGCACAACCCGCATGACGACAACGGCATCAAGTTCTTTTCCGGCAAAGGCACTAAGCTGCCGGATGAGCTGGAGTTGATGATCGAAGAGTTGCTGGATACGCCGATGACCGTTGTCGAATCGAGCAAGATCGGCAAAGTCTCGCGAATCAATGACGCATCGGGCCGCTATATCGAGTTCTGTAAAAGCAGCGTGCCTACCGGGACCAATTTTTCCGGCCTGAAGATCGTCATCGACTGTGCCCACGGTGCTACCTATAAGGTCGCGCCAAGCGTCTTTCGTGAGTTGGGCGCCGAAGTTGTCGTATTGTCTGCCCAGCCGAACGGGCTGAACATCAACGACAACTGCGGTTCCACGCACATGGGGCCCTTACAGGCTGCGGTGCTGGCCGAGCATGCCGACCTGGGCATCGCCTTCGATGGTGACGGCGATCGGGTGTTGATGGTTGATCATACTGGCACCATCGTTGATGGTGACGATTTGCTGTTTATCATTGCTCGCGATCTGCATGAGCGCGGCAAGTTGCAGGGTGGTGTCGTCGGTACGTTGATGAGCAACCTCGGCCTCGAGCTGGCGTTGGCGGATCTTTCTATTCCTTTCGTTCGTGCCAATGTCGGTGACCGTTACGTCATCGCCGAACTGCAGGCGCGTAATTGGCTGGTGGGTGGCGAAAACTCCGGGCATGTCGTCTGCTTCAATCACACCACTACGGGCGACGCGATCATCGCAGCGTTGCAAGTGTTGATGGCTTTGAAATCCCGCAATGAAGGGCTTGCGCAAACCCGGCAGGCGCTGCGCAAGTGCCCTCAGGTGCTGATCAACGTTCGGTTCGGTGGCGGCGAAAGCCCGCTGGAGCATCCAGCTGTCAAGGAGGCCAGTGCCCGTGTAACCCAGGCGATGGCGGGGCGCGGTCGCGTGCTTCTGCGCAAGTCCGGCACAGAGCCTCTGGTGCGCGTAATGGTCGAAGGCGAGGACGAAAACCAGGTTCGCGGCTATGCCGAAGAGCTGGCAAAACTGGTAACCGAAGTTTCTGCCTGA
- the tpiA gene encoding triose-phosphate isomerase: protein MRRPMVAGNWKMHGTRASVAELINGLRHLALPSGVDVAVFPPCLYINQVIDGLKGKSISVGAQNSAVEAMQGALTGEIAPSQLVDAGCSLVLVGHSERRQILGERDGMLNRKFAAAQACGLIPVLCVGETLEQREAGKTLEVVGRQLGSIIEELGVGAFAKAVIAYEPVWAIGTGLTATPQQAQDVHKAIREQLAAENSEVARNVRLLYGGSVKAANAVELFGMPDIDGGLIGGASLNADEFGAICRAAGN, encoded by the coding sequence ATGCGTCGCCCTATGGTAGCTGGTAACTGGAAGATGCACGGTACCCGCGCCAGCGTCGCTGAGCTGATCAACGGCCTTCGTCATCTGGCCTTGCCTAGCGGTGTTGATGTCGCGGTGTTCCCGCCTTGCTTGTATATCAATCAAGTGATTGATGGCTTGAAAGGCAAGTCGATTTCGGTCGGCGCGCAGAATTCTGCGGTGGAAGCCATGCAAGGTGCGCTGACCGGTGAGATTGCTCCCAGTCAGTTGGTGGATGCAGGTTGTTCCCTGGTGCTTGTCGGGCACTCCGAACGCCGCCAGATTCTGGGCGAGCGAGACGGGATGCTGAATCGCAAGTTCGCAGCGGCACAGGCATGTGGCTTGATCCCGGTGTTGTGTGTAGGGGAAACCCTCGAGCAGCGCGAAGCCGGGAAAACTCTTGAAGTTGTCGGGCGTCAGCTGGGCAGCATCATCGAGGAGCTGGGTGTCGGCGCTTTTGCCAAGGCAGTCATTGCTTACGAGCCGGTCTGGGCCATTGGTACCGGGCTGACTGCAACGCCGCAACAGGCTCAGGATGTGCATAAAGCCATTCGCGAGCAGTTGGCGGCAGAGAATTCTGAAGTCGCACGAAATGTGCGGCTTCTATACGGCGGCAGCGTGAAGGCGGCCAATGCGGTCGAACTGTTCGGCATGCCGGATATCGATGGGGGGCTCATTGGTGGAGCCTCCCTGAATGCAGATGAGTTCGGTGCGATCTGTCGCGCCGCGGGAAACTGA
- the rimP gene encoding ribosome maturation factor RimP: MSSKLEELQALLAPVVVALGYECWGIEFSAQGRHSMLRVYIDKEGGVLVDDCAIVSRQISGVLDVEDPISVEYTLEVSSPGMERPLFTLEQFAKFAGEQVKIKLRSPFEGRRNFQGLLRGVEEQDVVVQVEDHEFLLPIDMIDKANIIPSFD; encoded by the coding sequence GTGTCGAGCAAGCTAGAAGAGTTGCAGGCCTTGCTGGCCCCGGTGGTCGTGGCCCTGGGCTATGAATGCTGGGGTATCGAGTTTTCGGCTCAGGGTCGTCACTCGATGTTGCGCGTTTATATCGATAAAGAGGGTGGCGTGCTGGTGGACGATTGCGCCATTGTCAGCCGTCAGATCAGCGGCGTTCTGGATGTTGAAGATCCGATCTCCGTTGAATACACCCTTGAAGTTTCCTCGCCTGGCATGGAGCGCCCGCTGTTCACTCTTGAGCAGTTTGCCAAATTTGCCGGTGAACAAGTGAAGATCAAGCTGCGCTCGCCTTTCGAAGGTCGACGCAACTTTCAGGGCCTTCTGCGCGGTGTAGAAGAGCAGGACGTCGTGGTGCAGGTAGAAGACCACGAGTTCCTGTTGCCGATCGATATGATCGACAAGGCCAACATTATTCCCAGTTTTGACTGA
- the greA gene encoding transcription elongation factor GreA — MTKYPMTVQGAKALEEEHAHLTKVVRPKLSQDIGTARELGDLKENAEYHAAREQQGMVEARIRDIEGRIQNQVIIDVTTIPHTGKVIFGTTVEIANVETDESVTYHIVGEDEADFKLGKISVGSPLARALIGKEEGDVVAVKTPGGVIEYEIVEVRHI; from the coding sequence ATAACCAAGTACCCCATGACTGTTCAGGGCGCCAAAGCTCTGGAAGAAGAACATGCTCACCTGACCAAGGTCGTTCGTCCGAAGCTCAGCCAGGACATCGGTACGGCCCGCGAGTTGGGTGACTTGAAGGAAAACGCTGAATACCATGCCGCGCGCGAACAGCAGGGCATGGTCGAGGCGCGGATTCGTGACATCGAAGGCCGGATTCAGAATCAGGTCATCATCGATGTCACGACCATCCCGCATACCGGCAAAGTGATTTTCGGTACCACCGTCGAAATCGCCAACGTCGAGACTGATGAAAGCGTCACATACCACATCGTGGGTGAGGATGAGGCTGACTTCAAACTCGGCAAGATTTCCGTCGGTTCGCCGCTGGCCCGCGCCTTGATTGGCAAGGAAGAGGGCGACGTGGTCGCCGTCAAAACGCCAGGCGGCGTGATCGAGTATGAGATTGTCGAAGTTCGTCACATCTGA